A genomic segment from Juglans regia cultivar Chandler chromosome 14, Walnut 2.0, whole genome shotgun sequence encodes:
- the LOC108993941 gene encoding 3-ketoacyl-CoA synthase 12-like — MELLVLLYALATLYFLLMVWKWVGAKRDQECYILDYQCYKPTDDRMLSTKFCGEVIKRTKNLGLLEYKFLLRAIVSAGLGEQTYAPRIMFSGREDNPTLLDGISEMEEFFEDCIANLLSRSGVSPSEIDVLVVNVAMLSAVPSLSARIINRYKMRDDIKVFNLTAMGCSASLISVDIVKNLFKSYKNLFALVVTSESLSPNWYSGNDRSMILTNCLFRSGGSAILLTNKRAMKNRAMFRLKCLVRTHHGARDESYGCCMQKEDEQGRLGIYLGKTLPKAATRALADNLRQISPKILPVRELVRFMVVTLARKMNRSSSNKTTGGPKTEVNFKTGVDHFCVHTGGKAVIDGIGMSLNLSEYDVEPARMTLHRFGNTSASSIWYVLGYMEAKKRLKKGDKVFMVSFGAGFKCNSSLWEVMRDLGDGNVWKDCIDRYPVKSTDNPFMEKYGWINQEDPSTFQVPEFI; from the coding sequence atgGAACTTCTCGTTTTACTTTATGCTCTTGCCACCTTGTACTTCCTGTTAATGGTCTGGAAGTGGGTTGGTGCAAAACGAGATCAAGAATGTTACATATTGGACTACCAATGCTATAAGCCTACTGACGACAGAATGCTAAGCACGAAGTTCTGTGGGGAGGTCATCAAGAGGACAAAGAATCTTGGCCTCCTTGAGTACAAGTTCCTCCTAAGAGCCATTGTGAGCGCCGGCCTTGGCGAGCAAACCTACGCACCAAGGATCATGTTCTCTGGCAGGGAAGACAATCCCACACTGTTGGATGGGATCTCGGAAATGGAGGAGTTTTTCGAGGACTGCATTGCAAATCTCTTGTCCAGATCAGGCGTTTCTCCCTCGGAAATCGATGTACTTGTCGTTAACGTGGCCATGCTCTCCGCGGTTCCCTCTTTAAGTGCTAGGATTATCAACCGCTACAAAATGAGGGATGACATCAAGGTGTTTAATCTCACTGCAATGGGTTGCAGTGCCAGCCTTATTTCAGTTGACATAGTCAAAAACCTCTTCAAGTCCTACAAGAATTTGTTTGCACTTGTTGTGACTTCTGAATCTTTGAGTCCGAACTGGTATTCAGGTAATGATAGATCAATGATTCTTACAAACTGTTTGTTCCGTTCTGGTGGGTCTGCAATCCTTTTGACTAACAAAAGGGCAATGAAAAACAGAGCCATGTTCAGATTAAAGTGCCTAGTTAGGACACACCATGGGGCTAGAGATGAGTCTTACGGTTGTTGCATGCAAAAGGAAGATGAACAAGGTAGGCTGGGAATATACCTTGGCAAGACTCTCCCAAAAGCTGCTACACGTGCTCTTGCCGATAACCTGAGACAGATATCACCCAAGATCTTGCCAGTGCGGGAACTGGTTAGATTTATGGTTGTGACCCTTGCCCGGAAAATGAATCGAAGTTCCTCCAACAAGACTACTGGGGGACCAAAAACGGAGGTGAACTTTAAGACTGGTGTCGACCATTTTTGCGTGCACACGGGTGGGAAGGCTGTCATAGATGGCATCGGGATGAGTCTTAATCTTAGCGAGTATGATGTAGAGCCTGCCAGGATGACACTGCATCGGTTTGGGAACACATCGGCGAGCAGCATTTGGTATGTGTTGGGGTACATGGAGGCCAAGAAAAGGCTCAAAAAGGGTGATAAAGTATTCATGGTAAGCTTTGGTGCAGGCTTCAAATGCAATAGCAGTCTGTGGGAGGTAATGAGGGATTTGGGCGATGGAAATGTGTGGAAGGACTGCATTGATAGGTATCCAGTAAAGTCTACGGACAACCCTTTTATGGAGAAGTATGGTTGGATCAACCAGGAGGACCCAAGCACCTTCCAAGTCCctgaatttatataa